A genomic segment from Streptomyces sp. NBC_01233 encodes:
- a CDS encoding TetR/AcrR family transcriptional regulator — MTKHPTHAQIVAAALPLVVRHGTSVTVSMIARAAGVPAAAVFNAFPDKAALLEACATEFLRPGDAVAAVAAISLNQPLEARLASAAAVLRSYTTRLSLLADAAPQSRPWRPDRPTGTPDWHARHEGELASLRDALTALFEPERDLLRMPPERLARVFQSMVLTDPLSGPAGTLPTEDLVPLFLWGALTPP; from the coding sequence ATGACCAAGCACCCCACGCACGCGCAGATCGTTGCCGCAGCGCTGCCACTTGTCGTCAGGCACGGCACCTCAGTGACGGTGTCGATGATCGCCCGAGCAGCAGGAGTCCCGGCAGCGGCAGTCTTCAACGCGTTCCCCGACAAGGCCGCCCTGCTCGAGGCCTGCGCCACCGAGTTCCTCAGGCCCGGTGACGCAGTCGCCGCCGTCGCCGCGATTTCCCTGAACCAGCCGCTCGAAGCCCGGCTGGCATCGGCCGCAGCGGTTCTCCGCAGTTACACGACACGCTTGTCTCTACTCGCCGATGCCGCTCCCCAAAGCCGGCCCTGGCGCCCTGACAGGCCGACGGGCACCCCCGACTGGCACGCGCGACACGAGGGGGAACTCGCATCGCTCCGAGACGCACTGACGGCTCTCTTCGAACCGGAACGTGATCTTCTGAGGATGCCCCCGGAGCGCCTCGCCAGGGTGTTTCAGTCGATGGTCTTGACCGACCCTCTCTCCGGTCCCGCGGGCACACTGCCGACCGAGGATCTGGTGCCGCTGTTCCTGTGGGGCGCTCTCACCCCTCCCTGA
- a CDS encoding phosphatase PAP2 family protein: MNRTSPLARRTAWLGAALFAALFLLLTGLITARHGAPYTLDQDVHQWAVDHRRPAVATLFRIVTSTGTGPFPYLCAAGAGWIAGHDARSRLLAAAGALGFLVTAQAVRYSVMHATARPRPPGTDWATHATGFAFPSGHTTTSALAAGLLACALSRKIGPAVHRSASALLAGWAVTVGLSRIYLGVHWPTDVLGGWLYALTWLTAATALTRSKHRRPLAAPRRHHSAVTAQHPRQTAVPPGTHHLRMSAEPHRPLTPPDGR; encoded by the coding sequence ATGAACCGCACCTCACCACTCGCGCGCCGTACGGCCTGGCTGGGCGCTGCCCTGTTCGCCGCCTTGTTCCTTCTGCTCACGGGGCTGATCACGGCCCGCCACGGCGCTCCGTACACCCTGGATCAGGACGTGCACCAGTGGGCAGTGGATCACCGCCGCCCGGCCGTCGCCACCCTGTTCCGCATCGTCACCTCGACGGGCACCGGGCCCTTCCCGTACCTCTGTGCCGCAGGAGCCGGATGGATCGCCGGACACGACGCCCGAAGCCGTCTCCTCGCCGCAGCAGGCGCCCTGGGTTTCCTCGTGACCGCGCAGGCCGTGCGCTACTCCGTGATGCACGCCACCGCCCGCCCACGACCTCCCGGCACCGACTGGGCCACCCACGCCACCGGCTTCGCCTTCCCTTCCGGCCACACCACCACCTCCGCCCTCGCGGCAGGACTCCTCGCCTGCGCCCTGTCCCGGAAGATCGGGCCGGCCGTGCACCGGAGCGCCTCCGCCCTCCTGGCCGGGTGGGCCGTCACCGTGGGTCTCAGCCGCATCTACCTGGGAGTCCACTGGCCCACCGACGTCCTCGGCGGCTGGCTCTACGCCCTCACCTGGCTGACCGCAGCAACAGCGCTGACCCGGTCGAAGCACCGACGACCCCTCGCAGCCCCGCGCCGACACCACTCAGCCGTGACTGCGCAACATCCCCGACAAACGGCGGTGCCCCCCGGAACCCACCACCTCCGCATGTCGGCCGAACCGCACCGGCCCCTGACCCCTCCGGACGGCAGATGA
- a CDS encoding BlaI/MecI/CopY family transcriptional regulator, which produces MEEGGDARRPHGELVADVLAVLWAAEEPLTPQQINAALGRDLARTTVTTILTRLYEKGTVVRTREGRGFAYAAADDAAGLAAGRMRRELEREPQRDLVLKRFVSSLSGDDEQALRRLLLESGEGE; this is translated from the coding sequence ATGGAGGAAGGTGGGGACGCAAGGCGTCCGCACGGTGAACTCGTCGCGGATGTGCTGGCGGTGCTGTGGGCGGCCGAGGAGCCGTTGACGCCGCAGCAGATCAACGCCGCGCTCGGCCGGGACCTGGCGAGGACGACGGTGACGACGATCCTGACCCGCCTCTACGAGAAGGGGACGGTCGTGCGCACCCGCGAGGGCAGGGGCTTCGCCTATGCCGCGGCGGACGACGCCGCCGGGCTGGCGGCCGGGCGCATGCGCCGCGAGCTGGAGCGGGAGCCGCAGCGCGACCTGGTGTTGAAGCGGTTCGTGTCCTCGCTGTCCGGAGACGACGAGCAAGCGCTGAGGCGCCTGCTCCTGGAGTCCGGGGAAGGCGAATGA
- a CDS encoding M56 family metallopeptidase yields MTLVLALVMVTLVLPWGAVPATRRLAELLPPREACTALTGAALLLAGGTVTALIGLFHVPFLASLEQIPLSQAAAEWPATVPVAAVAGAVLAFQAVLLVRRWYERRSLLARAWASTGDAVSDGDLLVVPDSEPQAFALPGWRKRGGRVVVTTGMLRTLGPTEREVLFGHERAHLTGRHHLWAVTACLAAAVHPALRPLRPALDFHLERWADESAASSVGDRRLAATAIARAALAAASAEKAGGGRGPLLSVSTGPVPQRVEALLQPVPVRPQARRTQAAVAGLVTAVTVSALPGLVLAYGLHEYVEFAARGLLGDRAVE; encoded by the coding sequence ATGACCCTGGTCCTGGCCCTGGTCATGGTGACTCTGGTGCTTCCGTGGGGTGCGGTGCCGGCGACCCGCAGGCTGGCTGAGCTCCTGCCGCCGAGGGAGGCGTGCACTGCGCTGACCGGAGCCGCACTTTTGCTGGCCGGCGGCACCGTGACAGCGCTCATCGGCCTGTTCCATGTGCCGTTCCTCGCCTCCCTGGAGCAGATTCCGCTGTCGCAGGCGGCTGCCGAGTGGCCGGCCACCGTGCCGGTGGCCGCGGTGGCCGGTGCGGTGCTGGCCTTCCAGGCGGTGCTGCTGGTCCGCCGCTGGTACGAGCGCCGCTCACTGCTCGCCCGCGCCTGGGCGTCCACCGGCGACGCGGTGTCCGATGGTGATCTTCTGGTCGTACCGGATTCCGAGCCGCAGGCGTTCGCGCTGCCGGGGTGGCGCAAGCGCGGCGGCCGGGTCGTGGTGACGACGGGCATGCTCCGGACCCTGGGGCCGACGGAGCGCGAGGTGCTGTTCGGCCATGAGCGGGCCCATCTGACGGGCCGCCACCATCTGTGGGCCGTCACCGCCTGCCTGGCCGCTGCGGTGCACCCCGCGCTGCGGCCCCTGCGCCCGGCGCTGGACTTCCACCTGGAGCGGTGGGCGGACGAGTCGGCGGCCTCGTCGGTGGGTGACCGGCGGCTGGCGGCGACCGCGATCGCACGCGCGGCGCTGGCCGCCGCGTCCGCCGAGAAGGCGGGCGGAGGCCGTGGTCCCTTGCTGTCGGTGAGTACAGGGCCGGTCCCCCAGCGGGTCGAAGCGCTATTGCAGCCGGTCCCGGTCCGGCCGCAGGCGCGCAGGACGCAGGCTGCCGTGGCCGGACTGGTGACGGCGGTGACGGTCTCCGCCCTGCCGGGTCTGGTTCTGGCGTACGGACTGCACGAGTACGTGGAGTTTGCCGCCCGGGGCCTTCTGGGTGACCGAGCCGTCGAGTGA
- a CDS encoding MarR family winged helix-turn-helix transcriptional regulator, whose translation MAERLSAGGLSPVHQSVLRTLAEWGPHARRDLAAQMDVPPADVSRVIGDLLAQGLVQDMVVNIGGRHEVVTLTPTGTAALTTMQDDMQSVQDVLLASLTKGERTQLHYLLRRVCATAARVGAVRSASS comes from the coding sequence ATGGCCGAGCGTTTGAGTGCGGGCGGGTTGAGCCCCGTGCACCAGTCGGTTCTCAGGACGCTGGCCGAATGGGGGCCGCACGCCCGGCGCGATCTCGCCGCGCAGATGGACGTGCCGCCGGCAGACGTTTCGCGGGTGATCGGTGATCTCCTGGCGCAGGGTCTGGTGCAGGACATGGTCGTCAACATCGGCGGGCGCCACGAGGTGGTGACGCTCACCCCGACCGGTACGGCGGCACTGACGACGATGCAGGATGACATGCAGTCGGTGCAGGACGTCCTGCTGGCGTCCCTCACGAAGGGTGAGCGCACCCAGCTGCACTACCTGCTCCGGCGGGTGTGCGCGACGGCCGCCCGTGTCGGCGCGGTTCGCTCGGCTTCGTCCTAG